From the Chthoniobacterales bacterium genome, one window contains:
- a CDS encoding HIT domain-containing protein, giving the protein MQYPKAEIEALWCPWRVEYFEQETPNPDFLSDAARTSDDAAHLVVTRRKNAFLIMNRYPYSVGHLMAVPYRKTADASALGENEVLELWNLAMHGQRLLRETMKAQGFNVGLNLGQCAGAGVPDHLHLHIVPRWNGDTNFMPVLSGTKMLSEGLRSLYEKLIATQTRIEKDSTTKS; this is encoded by the coding sequence ATGCAGTATCCTAAAGCCGAGATCGAAGCGCTTTGGTGCCCGTGGCGCGTGGAGTATTTCGAACAGGAAACGCCAAATCCGGATTTTCTTTCGGATGCCGCCCGGACGAGCGACGACGCCGCGCATCTGGTCGTGACGCGCCGGAAGAATGCCTTTCTGATCATGAACCGATATCCGTACAGCGTCGGCCATCTCATGGCCGTGCCCTACCGGAAAACGGCCGACGCCTCCGCGTTAGGGGAGAATGAAGTGCTTGAGCTCTGGAATCTCGCCATGCACGGCCAGCGGCTCCTGCGCGAGACCATGAAGGCGCAGGGATTCAACGTCGGCCTGAACCTTGGCCAGTGCGCCGGCGCCGGCGTCCCCGATCATCTTCACTTGCACATTGTGCCGAGGTGGAATGGCGACACGAATTTCATGCCGGTTCTTTCGGGAACAAAAATGCTTTCGGAAGGTTTGCGCAGTCTCTATGAAAAACTGATCGCGACCCAAACGCGGATTGAAAAAGACAGCACCACGAAATCATGA
- a CDS encoding glycosyltransferase family 39 protein — translation MRWGLLAVALVLFAISNVPWHLDDYDQAKQAFTSYEMVERGHWLYQHTPNGWVATKPPLVGWISAAFFAGTRTWELAWRLPSFLAAVALLALIVRAAATYGRLAALLAGCAFSFNLFVPRLASLVRTDMPLALVVFAIGWLIWKKIRRRESWTTKDRLLLFLLLSAGMLIKGPIIYAFLLPGIVAFEWRQRRNGDAAAGWGGWLPWLASFLIFLLWVAGGIHFVPEFIEHVVLREFAGRFSDEMHRPQPIYFYLPHLLHRFAPWSLLLILLPILAIRKSGDGMRAAVRRMSPETFWLVVWSLGGLVVMSFVPSKRIDRIFPIVPPLCLLLAAMMADFRKREGLRRTIDCSAAVGIILGFLLTTGYAANRIIDANRKHRDAFAQFGRAVVKAAQEHGWRYAIVGGDDEGLLLYVRRLEFIEEPDQAVAEWNAGKWDALVVPEDEMQGLLQRFEGGDPKMFLRSEPAGRYRRRYLLLVRPSSSSGDGAKSRSTLPRRFVVSRPT, via the coding sequence ATGCGTTGGGGCCTGCTGGCAGTGGCGCTCGTGCTTTTCGCGATCTCGAATGTGCCCTGGCACCTGGATGATTACGACCAGGCGAAACAAGCCTTCACCTCCTACGAAATGGTGGAGCGCGGTCACTGGTTGTATCAACACACGCCGAATGGCTGGGTGGCGACCAAGCCTCCGTTGGTCGGCTGGATCTCCGCTGCATTTTTCGCAGGGACGCGAACCTGGGAGCTGGCGTGGCGGCTTCCTTCTTTTCTTGCGGCGGTGGCGTTGCTCGCGCTCATTGTGCGCGCGGCGGCGACATACGGACGCCTGGCCGCTTTACTGGCGGGCTGCGCCTTTAGTTTCAATCTCTTCGTGCCGCGCCTGGCCTCACTGGTGCGGACGGATATGCCGCTGGCGCTGGTCGTTTTCGCCATCGGCTGGTTGATCTGGAAAAAAATTCGGCGGCGCGAGAGCTGGACGACGAAAGATCGGTTGCTCCTCTTTCTCCTCCTGAGCGCCGGCATGTTGATTAAAGGCCCGATCATTTACGCCTTTCTGTTGCCCGGCATCGTAGCGTTTGAATGGAGACAGCGGCGGAATGGCGACGCGGCAGCCGGATGGGGAGGGTGGTTGCCCTGGCTGGCCTCGTTTCTGATCTTCCTGCTCTGGGTGGCCGGCGGAATTCATTTCGTGCCGGAATTCATCGAGCACGTCGTTTTGCGCGAATTTGCCGGAAGATTCAGCGACGAGATGCACCGGCCCCAGCCGATTTACTTTTATTTGCCCCACTTGTTGCATCGTTTTGCGCCGTGGAGTCTGCTCTTGATCCTGCTGCCGATCCTGGCGATCCGCAAAAGTGGCGATGGGATGCGAGCGGCGGTGCGCCGGATGTCGCCGGAAACATTCTGGCTCGTGGTCTGGAGTCTCGGCGGATTAGTGGTGATGTCCTTTGTTCCCTCGAAACGGATCGACCGCATCTTTCCGATAGTGCCGCCTCTGTGTCTGCTCCTGGCCGCGATGATGGCGGACTTTCGAAAGCGAGAAGGACTGCGACGGACCATCGATTGCTCGGCCGCGGTGGGAATTATCCTCGGTTTCCTGCTGACGACTGGTTACGCGGCCAATCGAATCATCGACGCGAATCGGAAACACAGGGATGCGTTCGCCCAGTTTGGCCGAGCGGTGGTAAAAGCGGCGCAGGAACACGGCTGGCGCTACGCAATTGTCGGCGGCGATGACGAAGGACTGTTGCTCTATGTTCGCCGGCTGGAGTTCATCGAAGAACCGGACCAGGCCGTGGCCGAATGGAACGCCGGGAAATGGGACGCCCTGGTGGTGCCGGAAGACGAAATGCAGGGACTGCTCCAGCGTTTCGAGGGGGGCGATCCGAAGATGTTCCTGCGCTCGGAGCCCGCGGGCCGATATCGCAGACGCTATCTGCTGCTCGTCCGGCCATCGTCCTCTAGCGGCGACGGGGCGAAAAGCCGCTCGACTTTGCCCAGGCGATTTGTAGTCTCGCGTCCGACTTGA
- a CDS encoding cyclase family protein has translation MMVRMQIFDISRALSNDLAPWPGDAPFHFELKWKMAEGATVNVGAIQMGVHNGTHADAPFHFEEGAETIEQMSLENYLGDAVVVDLTRKFGADRARQITVADIESCSDALSKAPRLLLKTCVWKDSKFFPDWIPIIAPDVPGWLRARKVKLLGFDLPSVDPIEAKELVNHHALAAAQIAVVESLDLSGIEAGTYHFSALPLRINGGDAGPVRAVIWRD, from the coding sequence ATGATGGTTCGGATGCAGATCTTCGATATTTCGCGGGCGCTCTCCAATGACCTCGCGCCCTGGCCGGGTGATGCGCCGTTTCATTTCGAGTTGAAATGGAAGATGGCGGAAGGGGCCACGGTGAACGTGGGGGCGATCCAGATGGGTGTGCACAACGGCACCCATGCGGACGCTCCGTTTCATTTCGAGGAAGGGGCGGAGACGATCGAGCAGATGTCGCTCGAAAATTATTTGGGCGACGCCGTTGTCGTGGACCTGACCAGGAAATTCGGGGCTGATCGGGCGCGACAAATCACCGTCGCCGATATCGAGTCGTGTTCGGATGCGCTGAGCAAGGCGCCGCGGTTGTTGCTCAAGACCTGCGTCTGGAAGGATTCGAAATTTTTCCCCGACTGGATTCCAATCATCGCGCCTGATGTGCCGGGATGGCTGCGCGCTCGAAAGGTGAAACTGCTTGGGTTCGATCTGCCTTCCGTCGATCCGATCGAGGCGAAGGAATTGGTGAACCACCACGCGTTGGCCGCTGCGCAAATTGCCGTTGTCGAGTCGCTCGACTTGAGTGGAATCGAGGCGGGCACCTACCATTTTTCGGCGCTGCCGTTGCGGATCAACGGCGGCGATGCCGGGCCGGTCCGGGCGGTGATTTGGCGGGATTGA
- the nbaC gene encoding 3-hydroxyanthranilate 3,4-dioxygenase, translating to MANLAEPPSPTTGAARTDSKVQPPVNLNHWIEENRHLFKPPVSNRYLYDGRDFFVMVIAGPNARNDFHLVDSEEYFYQLKGDIKVRIREGDRIVDHLIREGETFFIPPNVPHAPVRPPDTIGVVVERRRPAGEHEHVIFYCENCGALVEDIDFDCGDIVQHFSQAMLDFWNDDARRTCKKCGHKVPKPEPVKPF from the coding sequence ATGGCCAATCTTGCTGAGCCTCCATCGCCCACGACCGGGGCGGCCCGCACCGATTCCAAAGTGCAACCGCCGGTTAATCTCAACCACTGGATCGAAGAAAACCGGCACCTCTTCAAGCCGCCCGTCAGCAACCGCTACCTCTACGACGGCCGCGACTTCTTTGTCATGGTCATTGCCGGGCCCAACGCCCGGAACGATTTTCACCTGGTCGATTCGGAAGAGTATTTCTACCAACTAAAGGGAGACATCAAAGTGCGGATTCGCGAGGGCGACCGAATCGTGGATCACCTGATCCGCGAGGGCGAAACCTTCTTCATTCCGCCCAATGTTCCGCATGCGCCGGTTCGCCCGCCTGATACCATTGGCGTCGTGGTCGAGCGCCGCCGCCCGGCCGGCGAACACGAGCATGTTATTTTTTACTGCGAGAACTGCGGCGCCCTGGTCGAAGATATTGATTTCGATTGCGGCGACATCGTCCAGCATTTCAGCCAGGCGATGCTCGACTTCTGGAACGATGACGCGCGGCGCACCTGCAAGAAATGCGGCCACAAAGTCCCGAAGCCCGAGCCGGTCAAGCCATTCTGA